The genome window CGGTGTCCGGATCGAGGATCACGCAGAGATTGGCCAGACCCAAGGCCAGCGCGTGCATCCCCTCGTCGATGATCCTGCTGACAAGGGAGTTGTCACTTCTTTGCATGATCTGGATCAAACTGGGTTCCGGCCCGCAGTCCTGCCGGATCTCTTTAAGCCGCAAAATCCTGCGCCTGATCCCGTCCACTGAGGCATAGGCCTCGACGCAGCCTCTTCTGCCGCAACTGCAAAGCTCTCCCTGTGGGATGTGGATAACGTGTCCGAGTTCCAGAGCGAAACCGTGCGCCCCATGATAGACCGCGCCATCGCTCACAAACCCGCAGCCGATGCCGCTGCCGATGGTCACGCCAACAATTAAGCCCCGGGAACCCCGTAGCCAGGCTTCGCCCAGGCACATCAGGTTGGCGTCGTTGTCGCAAAACACAGGCAGGGAAAGGCTTGAGGGAATGAGTTCGGCGGGATCGTGTCCCACCCAAAAGGGCAGATTGGGATTGACGCCGGCTATCTTGCCGGTGGAACTGTCGATGGTTCCGGGGCTGCCTATCCCGATGGCAACAATGCTGTCCAGTCCACAGAGCCGGTCAGTTTCCTCCAGGATGCTAACCACGGTTTCTTTAAGGCAGGATAAGCTTCTCTGGGTAAGCGGTTTATGGGAAAAGAACTGTAAACCCTGTTGACAGTTGCCCCAGCCATATTTGATGCTGGAGCCGCCAATGTCCAGTCCGAGCCGAAATTTATCCTTAGTTGACATATTATCAGGGGTGGGGTGGGTGATGGGAGTCGAACCCACAACGCCCGGAACCACAATCCGGTGCTCTGCCATTGAACTACACCCACCACAATGGGAACGATGTATACACAGTATTGGTGATTATCATGGCACGCCAGAAGGGATTCGAACCCCTGACCCGCAGCTTAGAAGGCTGCTGCTCTATCCTACTGAGCTACTGGCGCAAAAAAATACTGGTAGCGGCGCAGGGATTTGAACCCCGGACCTACGGATTATGATTCCGACGCTCTAACCAGCTGAGCTACACCGCCACTGTATTTAATAGTAAAATCCGGTGGCAAGCACCGGCATGAAAAATGGTAGCGAGGGAAGGATTCGAACCTTCGACCTTCGGGTTATGAGCCCGACGAGCTACCAGCTGCTCCACCTCGCGTCACGTAAGTACCAAAAAATTGGCCGCCGCTTTCTTGTCAAGCACTTTTATCGTTTGGTCGGGTCCGGACCTCAAAACCGCCAAACTTCGTTTCTGGCAGAGAAAAGTCCTTTACAAGAAAGGTGTTGGTTTTTGGGTGGAATTCCAAAACGAAAACACAAAACAAGGAGAGATACAATGCTCAAAGTCAATGAATACTTCGAGGGGAAAGTGAAATCGATCGCCCTCGCCAACGCCCGGGGAAACTCGACCGTGGGTGTCATGGAGCCCGGAGAATACGAATTCGGAACCAGCACGGTGGAATACATGACCGTGATCTCCGGACTGCTGACCGTCCTGCTGCCCGGCTCCAGCCAGTGGAGAAGCTTCGCCGCGGGGGAAACCTTCATCGTGCCGGCCAACGAGAAATTCCAGCTCAAGGTCCCCGAACAGACGGCCTATCACTGCCGCTACGAATAGGGGTTAATGCTGGAAAGGGCTAATGAGTGTAACTCTGGCTTCCGCCGGAGTTACG of Candidatus Syntrophosphaera sp. contains these proteins:
- a CDS encoding pyrimidine/purine nucleoside phosphorylase, whose amino-acid sequence is MLKVNEYFEGKVKSIALANARGNSTVGVMEPGEYEFGTSTVEYMTVISGLLTVLLPGSSQWRSFAAGETFIVPANEKFQLKVPEQTAYHCRYE
- a CDS encoding ROK family protein — encoded protein: MSTKDKFRLGLDIGGSSIKYGWGNCQQGLQFFSHKPLTQRSLSCLKETVVSILEETDRLCGLDSIVAIGIGSPGTIDSSTGKIAGVNPNLPFWVGHDPAELIPSSLSLPVFCDNDANLMCLGEAWLRGSRGLIVGVTIGSGIGCGFVSDGAVYHGAHGFALELGHVIHIPQGELCSCGRRGCVEAYASVDGIRRRILRLKEIRQDCGPEPSLIQIMQRSDNSLVSRIIDEGMHALALGLANLCVILDPDTVVIGGGAMDGGLYDWDKFQDLFQSELPLANRPRTSLEKALEGNRAGVLGAVVLASQSDVFA